Proteins encoded within one genomic window of Bradyrhizobium sp. 186:
- a CDS encoding tail fiber protein has translation MGRVVFIDSRVANIHVLLVGLASDEQAFVIDGASDGFAQIAAFLATNALTGLSSISIVGHGAPGEIELGSSVIDDANLAGDAAALAVIGKSLASGGTLALYGCDTASGATGSQFISDLSAYAGGVTVEASTHPVGNADPVSWTLDASTAAGSAPVAAPFTEQALAHFDAALGVITVVPGAGGGFSGGGAPAALAPGLTVTDSASSTLQAAVVRITDFIAGDTLNFADQNNIHGSYDASHGILTLTGSDTVADYQAALRSITYSFSGNGDPTGGGTHQGRDISWVVSDGTHTNIDVSSQIDNDQPSLGLTQLVVLNGFYPSRDNDGTVDPGHIDMASIRTFAGNFAPGDTALADGQTLSIAQNTALFSLLGTTYGGNGQTTFQLPNLQATLAVGSENSNTFALGETYGTDHVTLTTSNLPSGLGAGSSVTNDQPSLAINYIINTGGPTAGSATHALDVAGEVVPFLGTFAPDGYLLAAGQVLSIAAYPNLFHALGTTFGGDGVTTFALPDLTGRTIVGTTTDGFGNSDFGTVLGQDSTTLTASNLPSPIGFSSDFTNYQPSVTLHYLIALNGIFPSQSGSTSSDTPYLGEVIAYAGDGSDLTDMLNRGWAECNGQLLSIGQNQALFSVLGTTYGGNGQINFALPNLDGRSVVSMGSNFEGNTASLGENYGTSSVTLTSSQVPLTVSTFGVTHTAPTVTAGASVTYAVGSAAVLLDSTLSVADPDSGGNLTGATIKIASGFISGDILNFSSQHAITGSYNTATGVLTLGGTDTLAHYQAALESITFNTPGATASGSRTIEWSVNDGASSNGTSNIATSTIDLVHVPVISSVTAATTGNATDLAAGKVVTITVNFTDAVNVTGTPTLQLNDNEVATYQGGSGGTALTFSYTVLAGDNSTDLQVQSLLLNGGTIKGSAGDDAVISNAATDLHLTIDTTTPVVSSISTGGSNPANATSETFVVTFPEGVTGVDAADFTIVTGGSVADTGIAVTPVSGSIYTVTVNGVSGDGTLGLNLNASATGIADLAGNAIAGGFTGQTYTIDHTAPAVTSIAASGSSPNHASSEQFVVTFSESVSGLTAADFALTTANTPGGPPLATTGISQIVGSGTTYTVTVGGVTGDGTLRLDFKNGSSGVTDTAGNGASAGFTSGDIHTIDHTAPAVSSITANGASPNNASSDQFTVTFSENVTGVDASDFAVTSTGNVADTGIVVTPVSGSVYTVTVNGVTGDGTLRLDLNASGTGISDSAGNAIPGGFTGGDVYTLQHTAPAVSSVIVPANGTYRSGQTLAFTVNFSEAVSVTGTPEIALTLDTGGVVKAQYLGQSSASALTFGYTVTVGENDANGIAVGSAIALNGGTIADAAGNAAVLTLNNVGATTGVRVDSIAPTVASIATSGTGIVAGSGDLNAGHTVTLTLNLSEAVNVDLTGGSPTMQLNDGGVATYASGSGTSALIFSYLVTAGQNTGDLAVDHVLLNAGTIRDLAGNDLTLPGGTINPTGTLQIDTHAPDIAAVSASPASGAVGAGQSVAITVAFGEAVSLSGGTPTLALNDNGIATYDAAATAALHDASKLVFDYTVGAGDTLTSALAVTGINLHGAGIIDLAGNAANLGNIATIFTGLAVIDSVVTANADTNQVVAGQTVTTDAAHGLLANDTDSNPADHVVVSAVDGLVGAVGQPVAGAYGSLTVHADGSYSYTANSGVSGAVFDNFTYTASNGHAAPSTSTLTVEVIGGNQNFVFVPAGGSATSGYGNTVLDGSAGGATITAAATFNAHEVLIGGPGDTLNAANFGQDTFVFAGAFGHNTINNFHPALDIIQLQTSQFGSLANVFADLHQVGADSVLTLDASHVVTITNTALANLTSANFHLV, from the coding sequence ATGGGAAGAGTTGTTTTTATTGATTCCCGCGTTGCCAATATTCATGTCCTGCTGGTTGGACTCGCCTCAGACGAACAGGCTTTCGTCATCGATGGCGCCAGCGACGGCTTCGCCCAGATCGCGGCCTTTCTAGCGACCAACGCCCTGACCGGGCTGTCGTCGATCTCCATCGTCGGCCATGGCGCGCCGGGTGAAATCGAACTCGGCTCATCCGTCATCGACGATGCGAATCTCGCGGGCGATGCAGCCGCTCTCGCGGTGATCGGCAAATCGCTCGCATCCGGCGGCACTCTCGCCCTCTATGGTTGCGACACCGCATCCGGCGCCACCGGAAGCCAGTTCATCTCCGACCTCTCGGCCTATGCCGGCGGCGTCACCGTCGAGGCGTCGACGCATCCGGTCGGCAATGCCGATCCCGTCAGCTGGACGCTCGACGCTTCGACCGCTGCGGGCTCGGCTCCCGTCGCCGCGCCGTTCACGGAGCAGGCCTTGGCCCATTTCGATGCGGCGCTTGGCGTCATCACCGTGGTCCCCGGCGCAGGCGGCGGATTCAGCGGCGGCGGTGCGCCCGCAGCCCTCGCGCCCGGGCTGACGGTGACCGACAGCGCTTCGTCGACGCTCCAAGCCGCCGTGGTGCGGATCACCGATTTCATTGCGGGCGATACGCTGAACTTCGCCGACCAGAACAACATCCACGGCAGCTACGACGCTTCGCACGGCATCCTCACGCTGACCGGATCCGATACGGTCGCCGACTATCAAGCGGCCTTGCGCTCGATCACCTACAGCTTTTCCGGCAACGGCGATCCGACCGGCGGCGGCACGCACCAGGGCCGCGACATCTCATGGGTGGTCTCCGACGGCACCCACACCAATATCGACGTCTCCAGCCAGATCGACAACGACCAGCCTTCGCTCGGACTGACCCAGCTTGTCGTCCTCAATGGCTTCTATCCCTCACGCGACAATGACGGGACCGTCGACCCCGGCCACATCGACATGGCGTCCATCAGAACGTTCGCCGGAAATTTCGCCCCTGGTGACACCGCGCTCGCCGATGGGCAGACCTTGTCGATTGCGCAGAACACGGCTCTGTTTTCGTTGCTCGGGACGACCTATGGCGGCAACGGACAAACCACTTTCCAGCTTCCAAATCTCCAGGCCACGCTCGCAGTTGGCTCCGAAAACAGCAACACCTTCGCGCTCGGAGAGACCTACGGCACGGATCACGTCACCCTGACGACCTCGAACCTGCCGTCCGGCCTCGGCGCGGGAAGCTCCGTCACCAATGATCAGCCATCGCTCGCTATCAACTACATCATCAATACAGGCGGCCCCACCGCGGGTTCGGCCACCCACGCGCTCGATGTTGCTGGCGAGGTAGTACCCTTTCTTGGCACGTTCGCGCCGGACGGGTACTTGCTGGCGGCCGGTCAAGTCCTGAGCATTGCCGCCTATCCGAACCTGTTCCACGCCCTCGGCACGACGTTTGGCGGCGACGGCGTCACGACGTTCGCGTTGCCGGACCTCACCGGTCGAACGATCGTTGGTACGACGACGGACGGGTTTGGCAATTCTGATTTCGGAACGGTCCTCGGACAGGACTCGACCACGCTCACTGCGTCCAATTTGCCTTCCCCGATTGGCTTCTCGTCCGATTTCACCAACTATCAGCCATCCGTCACGTTGCACTATCTGATCGCTCTCAACGGAATATTTCCGTCCCAGAGCGGATCCACCTCGTCGGACACCCCCTATCTCGGCGAGGTCATTGCCTATGCCGGTGATGGCAGCGATCTCACCGACATGCTGAATAGGGGCTGGGCCGAGTGCAACGGCCAGTTGCTGTCGATCGGACAGAACCAGGCTCTGTTCTCGGTTCTCGGAACAACATATGGCGGAAACGGCCAAATCAATTTCGCTCTTCCGAATCTGGACGGCCGCTCTGTCGTCAGCATGGGCTCGAATTTTGAAGGAAACACGGCCTCGCTGGGGGAAAATTACGGCACCTCCTCCGTCACCCTCACGTCAAGCCAGGTGCCCCTGACGGTGAGCACATTCGGCGTCACGCATACGGCACCTACCGTCACAGCCGGGGCCAGCGTGACTTACGCGGTGGGCAGCGCGGCGGTGTTGCTCGACAGCACGCTGAGTGTCGCCGATCCCGATAGCGGCGGCAATTTGACCGGCGCAACGATCAAGATCGCCAGCGGCTTCATCAGCGGCGACATTCTCAACTTCAGCAGCCAGCACGCCATCACCGGCAGCTACAATACGGCCACCGGCGTCCTCACGCTGGGCGGGACCGACACGCTGGCGCATTATCAGGCCGCGCTCGAGTCGATCACTTTCAATACGCCGGGAGCGACCGCCTCCGGCTCGCGCACCATCGAATGGAGCGTGAACGACGGCGCATCGAGCAACGGCACCAGCAACATCGCAACCAGCACGATCGATCTCGTTCACGTGCCGGTGATCAGCTCGGTTACGGCAGCGACCACCGGCAACGCAACGGATCTCGCTGCCGGCAAGGTCGTGACCATCACGGTGAATTTCACCGACGCTGTGAACGTCACTGGCACGCCAACGCTTCAGCTCAACGACAACGAGGTCGCGACCTATCAGGGCGGCAGTGGCGGCACGGCGCTGACGTTCAGCTACACCGTGCTGGCCGGTGACAACAGCACCGATCTTCAGGTGCAGAGCCTGCTTCTGAACGGCGGCACCATCAAGGGCAGTGCTGGCGACGATGCCGTGATCTCCAATGCCGCCACTGATCTGCACCTCACGATCGACACCACGACGCCCGTGGTCTCGTCGATCAGCACCGGCGGCAGCAATCCGGCCAACGCAACCAGCGAGACGTTCGTGGTCACCTTCCCCGAAGGCGTGACCGGGGTCGATGCAGCCGACTTCACCATCGTGACTGGCGGATCCGTCGCCGACACCGGCATCGCTGTGACGCCCGTCAGCGGCAGCATCTACACGGTGACTGTCAACGGCGTCAGCGGCGATGGCACCCTCGGCCTTAATCTCAACGCCTCCGCGACCGGCATCGCCGATCTCGCCGGCAACGCAATTGCCGGCGGCTTCACCGGCCAGACCTACACGATCGATCACACGGCTCCCGCCGTGACATCGATCGCGGCGTCGGGCAGCAGCCCGAACCATGCGAGCTCCGAGCAATTCGTGGTGACCTTCTCGGAGAGTGTCAGCGGCCTGACCGCCGCCGATTTTGCGCTGACCACGGCCAACACACCGGGCGGCCCCCCCCTCGCCACCACCGGCATCAGCCAGATCGTCGGCAGCGGCACGACCTACACGGTGACCGTCGGCGGCGTCACCGGCGACGGCACGCTGCGCCTCGACTTCAAGAACGGCTCCAGCGGCGTCACCGACACAGCCGGCAACGGCGCCAGCGCGGGCTTCACCAGCGGCGACATCCACACCATCGATCACACCGCTCCGGCGGTGTCGTCGATCACCGCAAATGGTGCGAGCCCGAACAACGCCAGCAGTGATCAGTTCACGGTGACGTTCTCGGAGAACGTCACCGGCGTCGACGCGAGCGACTTTGCGGTCACGAGCACCGGCAATGTTGCCGATACCGGCATCGTCGTGACGCCCGTCAGCGGCAGCGTCTACACGGTTACGGTGAATGGCGTGACCGGCGACGGAACGCTTCGCCTCGACCTGAACGCCTCGGGCACCGGCATTTCGGATAGCGCCGGCAACGCGATCCCGGGCGGATTTACCGGCGGCGATGTCTATACCCTCCAGCACACGGCTCCGGCCGTGAGCTCGGTGATCGTACCCGCCAACGGGACCTATCGGTCCGGTCAGACTCTCGCCTTCACGGTCAATTTCAGCGAGGCGGTGTCGGTCACGGGGACGCCGGAAATCGCGCTGACGCTGGACACCGGAGGCGTCGTCAAGGCGCAGTATCTCGGCCAAAGCAGCGCCTCCGCGCTGACCTTCGGCTACACCGTCACTGTCGGTGAGAACGATGCCAATGGCATTGCTGTCGGCAGCGCGATCGCGCTCAATGGCGGCACGATCGCGGACGCGGCGGGCAACGCGGCCGTACTGACGCTGAACAATGTCGGCGCGACAACCGGCGTGCGGGTGGATTCGATCGCGCCGACGGTGGCGTCGATTGCAACCTCCGGCACGGGCATTGTCGCGGGCAGCGGCGATCTCAATGCCGGCCATACCGTGACCTTGACGCTGAATCTCAGCGAGGCCGTCAACGTCGATCTGACCGGCGGCTCCCCGACGATGCAGCTCAACGATGGCGGCGTCGCAACCTATGCCAGCGGCAGCGGCACCAGCGCGCTGATCTTCAGCTATCTCGTGACGGCGGGCCAGAACACAGGCGATCTCGCGGTGGATCATGTCCTGCTCAATGCGGGAACCATTCGCGACCTCGCCGGGAACGATCTGACGCTGCCGGGCGGGACCATCAACCCCACCGGGACCTTGCAGATCGACACGCACGCGCCGGACATCGCCGCCGTCAGCGCGTCTCCCGCAAGCGGCGCGGTCGGGGCCGGCCAGTCGGTCGCGATCACGGTGGCCTTCGGTGAAGCCGTGAGCCTGTCAGGTGGCACGCCCACCCTGGCCCTCAACGACAACGGCATCGCCACCTACGACGCCGCGGCGACTGCAGCTTTGCACGATGCGAGCAAGCTCGTGTTCGACTACACGGTCGGGGCTGGCGACACGCTCACATCCGCGCTGGCGGTCACGGGCATCAATCTGCACGGCGCGGGGATTATCGATCTCGCCGGCAACGCCGCCAATCTCGGCAATATCGCAACGATTTTCACCGGACTTGCCGTGATCGATTCAGTGGTCACGGCCAATGCGGACACCAATCAAGTCGTCGCCGGCCAGACCGTCACCACTGATGCAGCCCACGGCCTGCTCGCCAACGACACCGACAGCAACCCCGCCGATCATGTCGTGGTCAGTGCCGTCGATGGGCTCGTCGGCGCCGTCGGCCAGCCGGTCGCGGGCGCCTATGGCAGCCTCACGGTGCATGCCGATGGAAGCTATTCCTACACCGCCAACAGCGGCGTCTCCGGCGCGGTCTTCGACAACTTCACATACACCGCGAGCAACGGCCATGCGGCGCCCTCGACATCGACGCTGACCGTCGAGGTGATCGGCGGCAACCAGAATTTCGTCTTCGTTCCCGCGGGCGGATCGGCCACCTCCGGCTACGGCAACACCGTCCTGGACGGCAGCGCTGGCGGCGCGACAATCACGGCCGCGGCGACCTTCAATGCCCACGAGGTCCTGATCGGCGGCCCCGGCGACACGCTGAACGCCGCAAATTTCGGCCAAGACACGTTCGTGTTCGCCGGCGCCTTCGGACACAACACCATCAACAACTTCCACCCGGCGCTGGACATCATCCAGTTGCAGACCTCGCAGTTCGGCAGTCTCGCCAATGTTTTCGCCGACCTGCATCAGGTCGGCGCCGACAGCGTGCTGACGCTCGACGCCAGTCACGTCGTCACCATCACCAATACCGCGCTGGCGAACCTGACCTCGGCGAATTTCCATCTGGTTTGA
- a CDS encoding outer membrane beta-barrel protein has protein sequence MKSIKKLALAGVVAAGAAWGPAHAADLAPTYKAPVKAFAPVQTWDGFYVGGNVGYDWSTSSTGISALSTDPALAAPLAAFIAAGSFPTSLSPSAKGVIGGIQAGYNWQVAPQWLVGLEADFQGSDVKGSTTQALAPVGFDATSTTVTKGIDWFGTVRGRVGVLVAPQWLLYGTGGFAYGRTKSSFSTTDVTSGCAVGGTICASGASSGTSTGWTAGAGTEVMFAPNWSFKAEYLYVDLGRRTLNVASSTIPAIVFTTSTPFREQIARVGINYHFSAGPVVARY, from the coding sequence ATGAAGAGCATCAAGAAACTGGCACTTGCGGGCGTCGTGGCGGCAGGAGCGGCTTGGGGGCCGGCGCATGCCGCCGATCTCGCCCCGACCTACAAGGCACCCGTGAAAGCGTTCGCGCCGGTTCAGACCTGGGATGGGTTTTACGTCGGCGGCAACGTCGGCTACGATTGGAGCACGAGCTCAACGGGCATTTCGGCCCTGTCGACCGATCCGGCACTGGCTGCACCGCTGGCCGCGTTCATCGCGGCCGGCTCATTTCCGACCTCGCTGTCGCCGTCTGCCAAAGGTGTGATCGGCGGCATCCAGGCCGGTTACAACTGGCAGGTCGCCCCGCAATGGCTGGTCGGCCTCGAGGCCGACTTCCAGGGCTCCGACGTCAAAGGCTCAACCACCCAGGCGCTCGCGCCGGTGGGCTTCGATGCCACCTCGACGACTGTCACCAAGGGCATCGACTGGTTCGGCACCGTGCGCGGTCGGGTTGGCGTACTAGTGGCGCCGCAATGGCTGCTCTACGGCACCGGCGGTTTCGCCTATGGCCGGACCAAATCCTCGTTCAGCACAACCGACGTGACTAGTGGATGCGCCGTAGGCGGGACCATCTGCGCGAGCGGCGCCTCCTCGGGGACGAGCACCGGCTGGACCGCCGGTGCCGGCACCGAGGTGATGTTCGCGCCGAACTGGAGCTTCAAGGCCGAGTATCTCTACGTCGATCTTGGCCGACGGACGCTAAACGTCGCATCATCCACCATTCCGGCCATCGTGTTCACGACCTCGACCCCGTTCCGCGAACAGATTGCCCGCGTCGGCATCAACTATCACTTCTCGGCCGGCCCGGTCGTCGCCAGATATTGA
- a CDS encoding GNAT family N-acetyltransferase has protein sequence MSEVINNRDHHRYELEVEGHLATEHYKLDGNVITFEHTDVPKELGGKGVGSRLVQGALDQVRAAGLQLIPQCPFVKAWIEKHPKYADLEKR, from the coding sequence ATGAGCGAAGTCATCAACAACAGGGACCATCACCGCTACGAGCTCGAGGTGGAGGGCCATCTTGCGACCGAGCACTACAAGCTCGACGGCAATGTCATCACGTTCGAGCACACGGACGTGCCGAAGGAGCTCGGCGGCAAGGGCGTCGGCTCAAGGCTGGTGCAAGGGGCGCTCGACCAGGTCCGCGCAGCAGGATTGCAGCTGATCCCACAATGCCCGTTCGTGAAAGCATGGATCGAGAAGCACCCGAAGTATGCGGATTTGGAGAAGAGATGA
- a CDS encoding SPW repeat protein codes for MSDFGFFNTHRTWEDWCGMLLGALIIASPWFPIQDQSGTAGHQMMVLNTVAVGLVIFGLSQLEYVALQRWQEVATILVGLWLIISPYVLGYSGEGFLRVYHTSLGAVAVVLGVLQLWQDWDLSDQDMLRHGQ; via the coding sequence ATGTCGGACTTTGGTTTCTTTAATACTCATCGAACATGGGAAGACTGGTGCGGGATGCTGCTCGGCGCGCTGATTATCGCGTCGCCGTGGTTCCCTATCCAGGATCAGTCGGGGACCGCCGGACACCAGATGATGGTCCTGAACACGGTCGCGGTCGGCCTCGTCATATTTGGCCTCAGCCAGCTCGAATATGTCGCCCTGCAGCGCTGGCAGGAGGTGGCGACGATCCTAGTCGGGCTGTGGCTCATCATCTCGCCCTATGTGCTCGGTTATTCCGGCGAAGGTTTTCTCCGGGTCTACCATACGAGTCTCGGCGCGGTGGCGGTGGTCCTCGGCGTGCTCCAGCTGTGGCAGGACTGGGATCTGAGTGACCAGGATATGCTGAGGCATGGGCAATAG
- a CDS encoding GNAT family N-acetyltransferase, translated as MAASVRDNKDRSRFEFDVENEVAFANYRLTPSAVIITHTETPRALRGRGIASELVKGALELIRRDGRKVIAGCGFVVDYLDRHPEDADLVA; from the coding sequence ATGGCGGCATCGGTGCGCGACAACAAGGACAGGAGCCGCTTCGAATTCGATGTCGAAAACGAAGTTGCTTTCGCCAATTATCGGCTGACGCCGTCCGCGGTGATCATTACCCACACGGAGACGCCGCGCGCGCTGCGCGGTCGCGGCATCGCCTCCGAACTGGTCAAGGGCGCGCTGGAATTGATCCGCCGCGACGGCAGAAAGGTCATCGCCGGCTGTGGCTTCGTCGTCGACTATCTCGACAGGCATCCGGAGGATGCGGATCTCGTCGCCTAA
- a CDS encoding DUF3597 domain-containing protein, whose amino-acid sequence MSIFGKIMGAIFGSHPASAAPAGSAPAGTAPSSAPAQTVDVAAIVDKLVAAQNEKLEWRTSIVDLMKALDIDSSLAARKDLAKELGYSGDMNDSASMNVWLHKQVMSKLAANGGKLPPEIKH is encoded by the coding sequence ATGAGCATTTTCGGTAAAATCATGGGCGCGATCTTTGGCAGCCATCCGGCTTCCGCCGCGCCCGCCGGTAGCGCGCCCGCAGGGACCGCGCCGTCGTCCGCGCCCGCGCAGACCGTGGACGTTGCGGCCATTGTCGACAAGCTGGTGGCTGCCCAGAACGAGAAGCTGGAATGGCGCACCTCGATCGTCGACCTCATGAAGGCGCTCGACATCGATTCCAGCCTTGCCGCGCGCAAGGATCTCGCCAAGGAGCTGGGTTACAGCGGCGACATGAACGACTCGGCCAGCATGAACGTCTGGCTGCACAAGCAGGTGATGTCCAAGCTCGCCGCCAATGGCGGCAAGCTGCCGCCTGAGATCAAGCACTGA
- a CDS encoding DUF2189 domain-containing protein, with translation MVTLYQGNVPTMAQSADAAGPTIRTIQLSDLHDALRRGWEDFKAVPSHAIILCVIYPVLGLVLARVVMGYSVLPLLFPLAAGFALIGPFAALGLYELSSRRERYEQASAWDAMEVLRSPSFGAMLGLGTLLLALFVTWVATAQAIYVAAFGYEGATGISDFASRVLTTPQGWWLIVVGCGAGFLFALAALCISAVSFPLMLDRHAGAFEAMVTSLRVVARNPVPMAAWGLIVAVLLALGTIPAFLGLAVVIPLLGHATWHLYRKVIVSDPGAQPVPPPPHRPRKPAADFPANLFPWRNRTGA, from the coding sequence ATGGTCACACTCTACCAGGGCAATGTGCCCACGATGGCCCAGTCCGCGGATGCGGCTGGACCAACCATCCGGACCATCCAACTGTCCGACCTGCACGACGCGCTCCGCCGTGGCTGGGAAGATTTCAAGGCGGTTCCAAGCCACGCCATTATCCTCTGCGTGATCTATCCGGTGCTGGGCCTCGTGCTCGCCCGCGTGGTGATGGGCTATTCGGTGCTGCCGCTGTTATTTCCGCTGGCCGCAGGCTTCGCTCTGATCGGCCCGTTCGCTGCTCTCGGCCTCTATGAACTCTCGAGCCGGCGCGAGCGCTATGAACAGGCCAGCGCCTGGGATGCCATGGAGGTGCTGCGCTCGCCCTCGTTCGGCGCGATGCTCGGCCTCGGCACGCTGCTGCTCGCTTTATTCGTGACCTGGGTCGCGACGGCGCAGGCGATCTATGTCGCAGCCTTCGGCTATGAGGGCGCGACCGGCATCTCGGACTTCGCAAGCCGCGTTCTGACGACGCCACAGGGCTGGTGGTTGATCGTGGTCGGCTGCGGCGCAGGCTTCCTGTTCGCGTTGGCCGCGCTGTGCATCAGCGCCGTTTCGTTCCCCTTGATGCTCGACCGGCACGCCGGCGCGTTCGAGGCGATGGTCACCTCGCTCCGCGTCGTCGCCAGGAATCCTGTGCCAATGGCAGCCTGGGGCCTGATCGTGGCGGTGCTGCTGGCGCTCGGCACGATCCCCGCGTTCCTCGGCCTCGCCGTCGTCATCCCCCTGCTCGGCCACGCCACCTGGCACCTCTACCGCAAGGTGATCGTCTCCGATCCCGGTGCGCAGCCAGTGCCGCCTCCGCCGCATCGTCCGCGCAAGCCGGCCGCCGATTTCCCCGCCAATCTATTCCCCTGGCGAAATCGGACGGGCGCCTGA
- a CDS encoding lytic murein transglycosylase, whose amino-acid sequence MIPTISRLALAAFALSVSIMSAEPALAAVACGSGNFDAWLAEFKTEAAAKGISQQAIASGLAGVTLDQAVLNRDRSQKVFSQTFEEFSGRMVPPRVQRGSNMMKQYGSVLSRIEQTYGVQGEVLVAIWGLETDFGVNTGKFATIRSLATLAYDCRRAEQFRAELMDALRIVQRGDLAASDMRGAWAGELGQTQFMPSSWMKYAVDFDGNGKRDLLHNAPDVLASTANYLAGYGWQRGKDWQPGSPNFAVLQQWNKSEVYSKTVAYFATQLARSP is encoded by the coding sequence ATGATCCCGACGATTTCTCGTCTTGCTCTCGCAGCTTTCGCCCTCTCCGTATCAATCATGTCCGCCGAGCCAGCGCTCGCCGCCGTTGCCTGCGGTTCGGGCAATTTCGACGCTTGGCTTGCGGAGTTCAAAACCGAAGCTGCGGCCAAGGGCATCTCGCAGCAGGCCATTGCATCGGGGCTTGCCGGCGTAACACTCGATCAGGCCGTGCTCAATCGCGACCGCTCGCAAAAGGTCTTCAGCCAGACCTTTGAGGAGTTTTCAGGCCGCATGGTGCCGCCGCGCGTTCAGCGCGGCTCCAACATGATGAAGCAGTACGGCTCGGTGCTGTCGCGCATCGAGCAGACCTACGGCGTGCAGGGCGAGGTTCTGGTTGCGATCTGGGGTCTGGAGACCGATTTCGGTGTCAACACCGGCAAGTTCGCAACGATCCGCTCGCTCGCGACGCTGGCCTATGACTGCCGGCGCGCCGAGCAGTTTCGTGCCGAGCTGATGGATGCGTTGCGCATTGTCCAGCGCGGCGATCTTGCAGCTAGCGACATGCGCGGCGCCTGGGCCGGCGAGCTCGGCCAGACCCAGTTCATGCCGTCATCCTGGATGAAGTACGCAGTCGACTTCGACGGCAATGGGAAGCGCGATCTCCTGCACAACGCGCCCGACGTGCTCGCTTCCACCGCCAACTATCTCGCCGGCTATGGCTGGCAGCGCGGCAAGGATTGGCAGCCGGGCAGTCCGAACTTCGCGGTGCTCCAGCAGTGGAACAAGAGCGAGGTCTATTCCAAGACAGTCGCGTATTTTGCCACCCAGCTCGCGCGCTCCCCTTAG
- a CDS encoding DUF1127 domain-containing protein: protein MLLSLIRMIQAFRDYQRNVAELSQLSDRELADIGLDRSDIPRVAAGQYQG from the coding sequence ATGCTGCTCTCGCTCATCCGCATGATCCAGGCTTTCCGGGACTATCAGCGCAATGTTGCCGAGCTGTCCCAGCTCAGCGATCGCGAATTGGCCGATATCGGCCTCGATCGCTCGGACATCCCGCGCGTTGCCGCCGGTCAATATCAGGGCTGA